A stretch of the Lagenorhynchus albirostris chromosome 21, mLagAlb1.1, whole genome shotgun sequence genome encodes the following:
- the NKX6-3 gene encoding homeobox protein Nkx-6.3, protein MESNLQGPFLLNNAPLAQFSEVKAPVCPYSVQNSFYKLSPQGLGPQLPAGTPHGITDILSRPVAAPNSSLLSSYPHVAGFGGLGSQGVYYGPQVGNFSKAGNEYPTRTRNCWADTGQDWRGGRPCGNTPDPLSDSIHKKKHTRPTFTGHQIFALEKTFEQTKYLAGPERARLAYSLGMTESQVKVWFQNRRTKWRKKSALEPSSSTPRASGGDRAASQNDDDEYNKPLDPDSDDEKIRLLLRKHRAAFSVLSLGAHS, encoded by the exons ATGGAGTCCAACCTGCAGGGCCCGTTCCTGCTGAACAACGCGCCGCTGGCTCAGTTCTCGGAGGTGAAGGCCCCTGTGTGCCCGTACTCTGTGCAGAACTCCTTCTACAAGCTCAGCCCCCAGGGGCTGGGCCCCCAGCTGCCTGCCGGGACCCCGCACGGGATCACGGACATCCTCAGCAGGCCCGTGGCCGCGCCGAACAGCAGCCTCCTCTCCAGCTACCCCCACGTGGCCGGCTTCGGTGGGCTCGGCTCCCAGGGGGTCTACTACGGTCCCCAGGTGGGGAATTTCTCCAAGGCGGGGAACGAGTACCCCACCCGGACCCGGAACTGCTGGGCGGACACGGGCCAGGACTGGCGAGGTGGGCGGCCGTGCGGCAACA ccCCGGACCCCCTGAGCGACAGCATTCACAAGAAGAAGCACACCCGGCCCACCTTCACGGGGCACCAGATCTTTGCCCTGGAGAAGACCTTCGAGCAGACCAAGTACTTGGCGGGTCCCGAGAGGGCGCGGCTGGCATACTCGCTGGGGATGACCGAGTCGCAGGTCAAG GTGTGGTTCCAGAACCGGAGGACCAAGTGGCGGAAGAAGAGTGCCCTGGAACCCTCGTCCTCCACGCCCCGGGCCTCGGGAGGGGACCGCGCGGCCTCGCAGAATGACGACGACGAGTACAACAAGCCGCTGGACCCCGACTCAGACGACGAGAAGATCCGGCTGCTGCTCCGCAAGCACCGCGCCGCCTTCTCGGTGCTCAGCCTGGGCGCGCACAGCTGA
- the ANK1 gene encoding ankyrin-1 isoform X13: MWTFITQLLVTLVLLGFFLVSCQNVMHIVRGSLCFVLKHIHQELDKELGESEGLSDDEETISTRVVRRRVLLKGDELQNIPGEQVTEEHFTDEQGNVVTKKIIRKVVLHVDPSGADGTQEPEEVISGGPLEDPSEMEAGVDYLMSHAKDHTSTPNP; the protein is encoded by the exons ATGTGGACCTTCATCACCCAGCTGCTGGTCACCCTGGTGCTGCTGGGCTTCTTTCTGGTCAGCTGCCAGAACGTGATGCACATCGTCCGGGGCTCCCTGTGCTTTGTGCTGAAGCACATCCACCAGGAGCTGGACAAGGAGCTGGGGGAGAGCGAGGGCCTGAGCGACGACGAGGAGACCATCTCCACCAGGGTGGTCCGGCGCCGGGTCCTCCTGAAG GGGGATGAGCTTCAGAATATTCCAGGGGAGCAGGTGACAGAGGAGCATTTCACGGATGAGCAGGGCAACGTCGTCACCAAGAAG ATCATTCGCAAAGTTGTTCTCCACGTCGATCCATCCGGAGCCGATGGCACCCAGGAGCCCGAGGAGGTGATTTCTGGGGGGCCCCTGGAGGACCCTAGTGAGATGGAGGCCGGTGTTGATTACTTGATGAGTCACGCCAAG GATCACACCTCGACACCCAACCCTTGA
- the ANK1 gene encoding ankyrin-1 isoform X11 has protein sequence MWTFITQLLVTLVLLGFFLVSCQNVMHIVRGSLCFVLKHIHQELDKELGESEGLSDDEETISTRVVRRRVLLKGDELQNIPGEQVTEEHFTDEQGNVVTKKIIRKVVLHVDPSGADGTQEPEEVISGGPLEDPSEMEAGVDYLMSHAKVELRGYSSLQPDLIEGRKGAQIVKRASLKRGKQ, from the exons ATGTGGACCTTCATCACCCAGCTGCTGGTCACCCTGGTGCTGCTGGGCTTCTTTCTGGTCAGCTGCCAGAACGTGATGCACATCGTCCGGGGCTCCCTGTGCTTTGTGCTGAAGCACATCCACCAGGAGCTGGACAAGGAGCTGGGGGAGAGCGAGGGCCTGAGCGACGACGAGGAGACCATCTCCACCAGGGTGGTCCGGCGCCGGGTCCTCCTGAAG GGGGATGAGCTTCAGAATATTCCAGGGGAGCAGGTGACAGAGGAGCATTTCACGGATGAGCAGGGCAACGTCGTCACCAAGAAG ATCATTCGCAAAGTTGTTCTCCACGTCGATCCATCCGGAGCCGATGGCACCCAGGAGCCCGAGGAGGTGATTTCTGGGGGGCCCCTGGAGGACCCTAGTGAGATGGAGGCCGGTGTTGATTACTTGATGAGTCACGCCAAG GTGGAGCTGAGAGGGTACAGTAGCCTGCAGCCGGACCTGATAGAGGGCAGGAAGGGGGCTCAGATAGTGAAGCGGGCCAGCCTCAAAAGGGGGAAACAGTGA
- the ANK1 gene encoding ankyrin-1 isoform X14, with product MWTFITQLLVTLVLLGFFLVSCQNVMHIVRGSLCFVLKHIHQELDKELGESEGLSDDEETISTRVVRRRVLLKGDELQNIPGEQVTEEHFTDEQGNVVTKKIIRKVVLHVDPSGADGTQEPEEDHTSTPNP from the exons ATGTGGACCTTCATCACCCAGCTGCTGGTCACCCTGGTGCTGCTGGGCTTCTTTCTGGTCAGCTGCCAGAACGTGATGCACATCGTCCGGGGCTCCCTGTGCTTTGTGCTGAAGCACATCCACCAGGAGCTGGACAAGGAGCTGGGGGAGAGCGAGGGCCTGAGCGACGACGAGGAGACCATCTCCACCAGGGTGGTCCGGCGCCGGGTCCTCCTGAAG GGGGATGAGCTTCAGAATATTCCAGGGGAGCAGGTGACAGAGGAGCATTTCACGGATGAGCAGGGCAACGTCGTCACCAAGAAG ATCATTCGCAAAGTTGTTCTCCACGTCGATCCATCCGGAGCCGATGGCACCCAGGAGCCCGAGGAG GATCACACCTCGACACCCAACCCTTGA
- the ANK1 gene encoding ankyrin-1 isoform X12, producing the protein MWTFITQLLVTLVLLGFFLVSCQNVMHIVRGSLCFVLKHIHQELDKELGESEGLSDDEETISTRVVRRRVLLKGDELQNIPGEQVTEEHFTDEQGNVVTKKIIRKVVLHVDPSGADGTQEPEEVELRGYSSLQPDLIEGRKGAQIVKRASLKRGKQ; encoded by the exons ATGTGGACCTTCATCACCCAGCTGCTGGTCACCCTGGTGCTGCTGGGCTTCTTTCTGGTCAGCTGCCAGAACGTGATGCACATCGTCCGGGGCTCCCTGTGCTTTGTGCTGAAGCACATCCACCAGGAGCTGGACAAGGAGCTGGGGGAGAGCGAGGGCCTGAGCGACGACGAGGAGACCATCTCCACCAGGGTGGTCCGGCGCCGGGTCCTCCTGAAG GGGGATGAGCTTCAGAATATTCCAGGGGAGCAGGTGACAGAGGAGCATTTCACGGATGAGCAGGGCAACGTCGTCACCAAGAAG ATCATTCGCAAAGTTGTTCTCCACGTCGATCCATCCGGAGCCGATGGCACCCAGGAGCCCGAGGAG GTGGAGCTGAGAGGGTACAGTAGCCTGCAGCCGGACCTGATAGAGGGCAGGAAGGGGGCTCAGATAGTGAAGCGGGCCAGCCTCAAAAGGGGGAAACAGTGA